One Faecalispora anaeroviscerum genomic window carries:
- a CDS encoding M23 family metallopeptidase yields the protein MAEPVSTTLLVAKAAATALSDERLRKGIAWTIGLILSPVILIVVLICGLLSGTADHNNTAVGLCFEGGVISGNVPENYRGYIEDMRGSFTLLDGTIAQVNSEMEDGDSLDSVRVKAIFYALFFGADSPSRVDHRRFVDCFVTYEERTRIVTTTDADGNETTEEETYIVAVPIKELPVVYANISKTMGIAVTHENQINATEIYYRVLYGKPAPTYGSEFDEWSDGLHLTDAPFIGADGFCSPLGEHWRSMVTSEFGYRKDPFTGQTKGHSGLDMGAPKGTPIRSALDGTVYVVRYSNSGYGYHVMVDHGGGFVTLYAHCSKILVYEGQQVKAGDTIAEVGTTGRSTGNHLHFEIRINGEKQNPRSYLP from the coding sequence TTGGCAGAACCAGTATCAACGACACTGCTTGTCGCAAAGGCGGCGGCCACTGCTCTGAGCGATGAACGGCTTCGCAAAGGCATTGCTTGGACAATCGGTCTTATCCTGTCCCCTGTGATTTTAATTGTTGTTTTAATCTGTGGACTGCTCTCAGGAACAGCAGATCACAATAACACAGCCGTTGGTTTGTGCTTCGAGGGCGGTGTGATTTCGGGTAATGTCCCCGAGAACTATCGGGGATACATTGAGGATATGCGTGGCAGCTTTACCCTCTTAGATGGCACGATTGCTCAAGTAAATAGTGAAATGGAAGATGGAGATAGCCTCGACTCGGTAAGAGTTAAGGCTATTTTTTATGCTCTGTTTTTCGGCGCTGATAGTCCATCAAGGGTGGATCATCGGCGGTTTGTAGACTGCTTTGTCACCTATGAGGAACGCACCCGAATCGTCACCACCACCGATGCAGATGGCAATGAAACCACCGAGGAAGAAACCTATATCGTGGCAGTTCCCATCAAGGAACTGCCTGTGGTATATGCGAATATTTCAAAGACCATGGGCATTGCCGTTACCCATGAAAACCAAATCAATGCTACGGAGATTTATTACCGAGTGCTTTATGGCAAGCCTGCACCCACCTATGGCTCAGAATTTGATGAGTGGTCAGACGGTCTTCATCTGACGGACGCACCGTTTATTGGGGCGGACGGTTTCTGCTCACCGTTAGGTGAGCATTGGCGCAGCATGGTCACCTCGGAGTTCGGCTACCGCAAAGACCCCTTCACAGGGCAGACCAAAGGTCATAGTGGACTGGATATGGGCGCACCCAAAGGCACACCAATTCGCTCTGCTTTGGACGGAACCGTCTATGTGGTTCGCTACTCAAACAGCGGATACGGATACCATGTCATGGTGGATCATGGCGGTGGGTTTGTCACTTTGTATGCCCACTGCTCTAAAATTTTGGTGTATGAGGGGCAACAGGTTAAGGCAGGCGATACCATTGCAGAGGTAGGAACCACAGGCAGAAGTACGGGAAATCATCTGCATTTTGAAATTAGAATTAACGGTGAG